The following are from one region of the Camelus dromedarius isolate mCamDro1 chromosome 34, mCamDro1.pat, whole genome shotgun sequence genome:
- the CRYAB gene encoding alpha-crystallin B chain isoform X2: MTKCCTWGTTVVAFLNERAMFTHKGIFSQKEKNKLPGHKMRLEKDRFSVNLDVKHFSPEELKVKVLGDVIEVHGKHEERQDEHGFISREFHRKYRIPADVDPLAITSSLSSDGVLTVNGPRKQASGPERTIPITREEKPAVTAAPKK, translated from the exons ATGACCAAGTGTTGTACCTGGGGTACCACTGTGGTAGCTTTTCTGAACGAGAGAGCCATGTTTACTCACAAAGGGATTTTTAGccaaaaagagaagaataaactACCTGGACATAAA ATGCGTCTGGAGAAGGACAGATTCTCTGTCAACCTGGATGTGAAGCACTTCTCCCCTGAGGAActcaaggtcaaggtgctgggAGATGTGATTGAGGTGCACGGCAAACATGAAGAACGCCAG GATGAACATGGTTTCATCTCCCGGGAGTTCCACAGGAAATACCGGATCCCAGCTGATGTGGACCCTCTCGCCATTACTTCATCCCTGTCATCTGATGGGGTCCTCACTGTGAATGGACCAAGGAAACAGGCCTCTGGCCCTGAGCGCACCATTCCCATCACCCGCGAAGAGAAGCCTGCTGTCACTGCAGCCCCCAAGAAGTAG
- the CRYAB gene encoding alpha-crystallin B chain isoform X1: MDIAIHHPWIRRPFFPFHSPSRLFDQFFGEHLLESDLFPTTTSLSPFYLRPPSFLRAPSWIDTGLSEMRLEKDRFSVNLDVKHFSPEELKVKVLGDVIEVHGKHEERQDEHGFISREFHRKYRIPADVDPLAITSSLSSDGVLTVNGPRKQASGPERTIPITREEKPAVTAAPKK; the protein is encoded by the exons ATGGACATCGCCATCCACCACCCCTGGATCCGCCgccccttctttcctttccactcCCCCAGCCGCCTCTTTGACCAGTTCTTTGGGGAGCACCTGTTGGAGTCTGATCTCTTCCCAACTACTACTTCCCTGAGCCCCTTCTACCTTCGGCCACCCTCATTTCTGCGGGCACCCAGCTGGATTGACACTGGGCTCTCAGAG ATGCGTCTGGAGAAGGACAGATTCTCTGTCAACCTGGATGTGAAGCACTTCTCCCCTGAGGAActcaaggtcaaggtgctgggAGATGTGATTGAGGTGCACGGCAAACATGAAGAACGCCAG GATGAACATGGTTTCATCTCCCGGGAGTTCCACAGGAAATACCGGATCCCAGCTGATGTGGACCCTCTCGCCATTACTTCATCCCTGTCATCTGATGGGGTCCTCACTGTGAATGGACCAAGGAAACAGGCCTCTGGCCCTGAGCGCACCATTCCCATCACCCGCGAAGAGAAGCCTGCTGTCACTGCAGCCCCCAAGAAGTAG
- the HSPB2 gene encoding heat shock protein beta-2 isoform X2 has product MSGRSVPHAHPATAEYEFANPSRLGEQRFGEDEVTVRTVDNLLEVSARHPQRLDRHGFVSREFCRTYVLPADVDPWRVRAALSHDGILNLEAPRGGRHLDTEVNEVYISLLPAPPDPEEEEEAASVEP; this is encoded by the exons ATGTCGGGCCGCTCGGTGCCACATGCCCACCCGGCCACCGCCGAGTACGAGTTCGCCAACCCGAGCCGCCTGGGCGAGCAGCGCTTCGGAGAAG ATGAGGTGACCGTGAGGACTGTGGACAACCTGCTGGAGGTGTCTGCCCGGCACCCCCAGCGCCTGGACCGCCACGGCTTCGTGTCCCGGGAGTTCTGCCGCACCTACGTCCTGCCTGCTGATGTTGACCCCTGGCGGGTCCGCGCTGCTCTCTCCCACGATGGCATCCTCAACCTGGAGGCGCCTCGGGGTGGCCGACATTTGGACACAGAGGTCAATGAGGTCTACATCTCCCTGCTCCCCGCACCTCCTGacccagaggaagaggaggaggcagccagTGTTGAGCCCTGA
- the HSPB2 gene encoding heat shock protein beta-2 isoform X1, producing the protein MSGRSVPHAHPATAEYEFANPSRLGEQRFGEGLLPEDILTPTLYHGYYVRPRATQAGEGSRAGASELRLSEGKFQAFLDVSHFTPDEVTVRTVDNLLEVSARHPQRLDRHGFVSREFCRTYVLPADVDPWRVRAALSHDGILNLEAPRGGRHLDTEVNEVYISLLPAPPDPEEEEEAASVEP; encoded by the exons ATGTCGGGCCGCTCGGTGCCACATGCCCACCCGGCCACCGCCGAGTACGAGTTCGCCAACCCGAGCCGCCTGGGCGAGCAGCGCTTCGGAGAAG GCCTCCTGCCAGAAGACATCCTGACCCCCACCCTCTACCATGGCTACTATGTGCGACCCCGGGCCACCCAAGctggggagggcagcagggcaggggccTCTGAGCTTCGGCTCAGTGAGGGCAAGTTCCAGGCATTCCTGGATGTGAGCCATTTTACCCCAGATGAGGTGACCGTGAGGACTGTGGACAACCTGCTGGAGGTGTCTGCCCGGCACCCCCAGCGCCTGGACCGCCACGGCTTCGTGTCCCGGGAGTTCTGCCGCACCTACGTCCTGCCTGCTGATGTTGACCCCTGGCGGGTCCGCGCTGCTCTCTCCCACGATGGCATCCTCAACCTGGAGGCGCCTCGGGGTGGCCGACATTTGGACACAGAGGTCAATGAGGTCTACATCTCCCTGCTCCCCGCACCTCCTGacccagaggaagaggaggaggcagccagTGTTGAGCCCTGA